Below is a genomic region from Actinomadura sp. NAK00032.
CGACGACTTCGGCGGCGGAGTCGGCGTTCCGGTGGTAGCCGACCGCCACGGCGTAGCCGTCGTGCGCGAGCGCGAGCGCGGCCGCGCGGCCGATGCCGCGGCCGGCGCCGGTGATGACGGCGGTCTTCATCGGCGGTCCCCGAAGGTGATGCGGTCGTCGTCGGCCGCCTCGGCGTAACGGCGCCGCGCGTCCTGCTGGAGTTCCCGGGACTCGGGGCCGGCGAGCCGCTCCGCGAAGAGCCCGGCCTCAAGGCGGAGACCTTCGGTGAGCGGCAGCCGGGAGCCCTCGACCAGGGCGCGTTTCGCCGCGGCGAGCGCGGCGGCGGGACGGGACGCCATGCGGCGGGCCAGTCGCGATGCCTCCGCCTGGAAGACGGGGGTGGGGAGTACCCGCTCGACGATTCCGGCCGTCCCGGCCTGTTCGGCGGTGAGGACGTCACCGGACAGGACGACATCGGCGGCTCGGCCCGGGCCGATCAGCCTGGCGAGGCGCTGGGTGCCGCCTGCCCCGGGAATGATGCCGAGCGCGGTCTCCAGAAGGCTGAAGTG
It encodes:
- a CDS encoding enoyl-CoA hydratase/isomerase family protein codes for the protein MTMWTREDGDGVAVLTYRNPPRNFLTFAALEELDAELVRLETDPDISVVMLTSGVPGYFVAHADLDELAELSRGPVPRARIWYTAMRRIERLPQPVIAAIDGQAWGGGLELSLACTLRWASADAHFSLLETALGIIPGAGGTQRLARLIGPGRAADVVLSGDVLTAEQAGTAGIVERVLPTPVFQAEASRLARRMASRPAAALAAAKRALVEGSRLPLTEGLRLEAGLFAERLAGPESRELQQDARRRYAEAADDDRITFGDRR